In one Paracoccus everestensis genomic region, the following are encoded:
- a CDS encoding peroxiredoxin gives MKAGDKLPFVTFRTRVRDESLGGPNPFRWQDVTTADYFAGKRVVLFSLPGAFTPTCSTYQLPGFEKAFGRMRDLGIDAIYCLSVNDSFVMNQWAKAQDLRNVTEIPDGSGEFTEKVGMLVRKDNLGFGARSWRYAAVVTDGVVEAWFEEPGRCDNCAEDPYGATAPESVLGWLQTARLAEAV, from the coding sequence ATGAAAGCCGGAGACAAGCTGCCCTTCGTGACCTTCCGAACCCGTGTGCGTGACGAATCCCTGGGCGGGCCCAACCCCTTTCGCTGGCAGGACGTGACCACGGCGGATTACTTTGCCGGCAAGCGCGTCGTGCTGTTTTCGCTGCCGGGGGCGTTTACGCCGACCTGTTCGACCTATCAGTTGCCGGGCTTCGAAAAGGCCTTCGGGCGGATGCGCGACCTAGGGATCGACGCGATCTATTGCCTGTCGGTCAATGACAGCTTTGTCATGAACCAGTGGGCCAAGGCGCAAGACCTTCGGAACGTGACGGAGATCCCCGACGGGTCAGGCGAATTTACCGAAAAGGTCGGGATGCTGGTGCGCAAGGACAACCTGGGCTTTGGCGCGCGGAGCTGGCGTTACGCCGCCGTCGTCACCGACGGCGTGGTCGAGGCCTGGTTCGAGGAACCGGGCCGCTGCGACAACTGCGCCGAGGATCCCTATGGCGCCACCGCGCCCGAATCGGTTCTGGGCTGGCTGCAAACTGCACGCTTGGCCGAGGCGGTCTGA
- the nuoF gene encoding NADH-quinone oxidoreductase subunit NuoF: MLKDQDRIFTNIYGMGDRSLAGAKKRGHWDGTAEILGRGRDKIVEQVKASGLRGRGGAGFPTGLKWSFMPKESDGRPSYLVINADESEPATCKDREIMRHDPHTLIEGALIASFAMGAHSAYIYIRGEFIREKESLQAAIDECYDAGLLGANAAGSGWDFDLYLHHGAGAYICGEETALLESLEGKKGMPRMKPPFPAGAGLYGCPTTVNNVESIAVVPTVLRRGPEWFAGFGRPNNAGVKLFGLTGHLNTPCVVEEAMSIPMKELIEKHGGGVRGGWKNLKAVIPGGASCPVLTAEQCENAIMDYDGMRELRSSFGTACMIVMDQQTDIIKAIWRLSKFFKHESCGQCTPCREGTGWMMRVMERLVRGDAEVEEIDMLLDVTKQVEGHTICALGDAAAWPIQGLIRNFREEIEDRIKAKRTGRMGAMAAE, encoded by the coding sequence ATGCTGAAAGATCAGGATCGCATTTTCACCAACATCTATGGGATGGGTGACCGCAGCCTTGCGGGCGCGAAAAAGCGCGGCCATTGGGACGGCACGGCCGAGATCCTCGGACGCGGCCGCGACAAGATCGTGGAGCAGGTCAAGGCATCCGGGCTGCGCGGGCGCGGCGGCGCGGGCTTTCCGACGGGCCTGAAATGGTCCTTCATGCCCAAGGAATCCGACGGGCGCCCGTCCTATCTGGTGATCAACGCCGACGAATCCGAACCCGCGACCTGCAAGGACCGCGAGATCATGCGCCACGATCCGCACACGCTGATCGAAGGGGCGCTGATCGCCAGCTTCGCCATGGGCGCGCATTCGGCATACATCTATATCCGGGGCGAGTTCATCCGCGAGAAAGAGTCGCTGCAGGCGGCCATCGACGAATGCTATGACGCAGGCTTGCTGGGCGCCAATGCCGCCGGGTCCGGCTGGGATTTCGACCTGTATCTGCATCACGGCGCCGGCGCCTATATCTGCGGCGAGGAAACAGCGCTGCTGGAAAGCCTGGAAGGCAAGAAGGGGATGCCCCGGATGAAGCCGCCCTTCCCGGCGGGCGCGGGACTGTATGGCTGCCCGACCACGGTGAACAACGTCGAATCCATCGCGGTGGTCCCGACGGTGCTGCGGCGGGGGCCGGAATGGTTCGCGGGCTTTGGTCGCCCGAACAACGCGGGCGTCAAGCTGTTCGGACTGACCGGCCACCTCAACACGCCCTGCGTGGTCGAGGAAGCGATGTCGATCCCCATGAAGGAACTGATCGAAAAGCATGGCGGCGGCGTGCGCGGCGGCTGGAAGAACCTCAAGGCGGTGATCCCGGGCGGCGCCTCCTGTCCGGTGTTGACGGCGGAACAGTGCGAAAATGCCATTATGGACTATGACGGGATGCGCGAGTTGCGGTCGTCCTTCGGCACCGCCTGCATGATCGTGATGGACCAGCAGACCGACATCATCAAGGCGATCTGGCGGCTGTCCAAGTTCTTCAAGCATGAAAGCTGCGGGCAATGCACGCCCTGCCGCGAAGGCACCGGCTGGATGATGCGGGTCATGGAACGCCTTGTGCGCGGCGATGCCGAGGTCGAGGAAATCGATATGCTGCTGGACGTGACCAAGCAGGTCGAGGGCCACACCATCTGCGCGCTTGGCGATGCCGCCGCCTGGCCGATCCAGGGCCTGATCCGCAATTTCCGCGAGGAGATCGAGGACCGGATCAAGGCCAAGCGCACCGGCCGCATGGGGGCAATGGCTGCGGAATGA
- a CDS encoding hydrogen peroxide-inducible genes activator codes for MNITLRQLRYFLSLAQQGHFTRAADAMHVTQPALSMQIRTLEEQVGSLLVERTPSGVVLTPQGRALESHARQVMGAMAGLEQAMRQPGQGGRLMLGMIPTIAPYLLPEALPLLRARDIGRDLHLREAPTDRLVDELCRGRLDVAVVATPPDTPDLVALPLFTDPFLLAGSQDRIARIGALRPEPRDLDPGQLLLLDEGHCLGDQALEVCGLNRRSARLDLGAASLATLCRLAAQGMGLTFLPQLAARQECAAAPGLAVVSFPDPQPARDVLLLRRATTSAGGWFDDLGDLLRTAGQSVMKA; via the coding sequence ATGAACATCACCTTGCGGCAACTGCGATATTTCCTGTCGCTTGCGCAGCAGGGGCATTTCACCCGTGCGGCCGATGCAATGCACGTGACCCAGCCAGCCCTCTCGATGCAGATCCGCACGCTGGAGGAGCAGGTCGGCAGCCTGTTGGTCGAACGCACGCCGTCAGGCGTGGTGCTGACCCCGCAAGGGCGTGCGCTGGAAAGCCATGCGCGGCAGGTCATGGGGGCAATGGCGGGGCTGGAACAGGCGATGCGCCAGCCGGGGCAGGGCGGGCGGCTGATGCTGGGAATGATTCCCACCATCGCCCCCTATCTTCTGCCCGAGGCCTTGCCGCTTTTGCGGGCCCGCGACATTGGCCGCGACCTGCATCTGCGCGAGGCGCCGACCGACCGGCTTGTCGATGAGCTGTGCCGGGGGCGGCTGGACGTGGCAGTCGTGGCGACCCCGCCCGACACGCCTGATCTGGTTGCCCTGCCGCTGTTCACCGATCCGTTCCTGCTGGCGGGAAGCCAGGACCGCATCGCCCGCATAGGTGCGCTGCGCCCGGAACCCCGTGACCTGGACCCGGGCCAGTTGCTGCTGCTGGACGAAGGCCATTGCCTGGGCGATCAGGCCTTGGAGGTGTGCGGCCTGAACCGCCGCAGCGCCCGGCTGGATCTGGGCGCGGCTTCCTTGGCAACCCTGTGCCGGTTGGCGGCGCAGGGGATGGGACTGACATTCCTGCCCCAGCTTGCCGCCCGCCAGGAATGCGCTGCAGCCCCGGGCTTGGCCGTCGTATCCTTTCCCGATCCGCAACCGGCCCGCGACGTGCTGCTGTTGCGTCGCGCCACGACCTCGGCAGGGGGATGGTTCGACGACCTGGGCGACCTTCTGAGAACCGCGGGCCAGTCCGTCATGAAGGCCTGA
- a CDS encoding catalase, with the protein MSQDTTRNPRMTTTAGAPIASNQNTETAGDRGPVLMQDYQLLEKLAHQNRERIPERVVHAKGWGAFGTFTVTQDISRYSCASIFGAVGKATPMLARFSTVAGEMGAADHERDVRGFALKFYTDEGNWDLVGNNTPVFFVRDPLKFPDFIHTQKRHPRTNLRSATAMWDFWGQVPESLHQVTILMSDRGLPQDPTFMDGFGSHTYSFWNKDGERFWIKFHFKTQQGHRHYTNGEAAEIIGHTREGYQEALFGKIERGEFPRWTMYVQIMPELDAEKTPYDPFDLTKVWPHGDYPLIEVGQFELNRNADNYFAQIEQAAFSPSNKVRGIGYSPDKMLQARVFSYADAHRYRLGTHYEHLPVNAPKCPVHHYHKDGQMNFFGQVTGSGDAYYEPNSRGGATEDPSFAEPPLRLQGVAARQPHRQLIDDYEQPRALHDRVLNDDERARLYRNLAAAMEGADEDVLERVLVHFERINPAYAAGIRAARAEKAAHRHAAE; encoded by the coding sequence ATGAGCCAGGATACCACCCGCAACCCTCGGATGACGACAACGGCAGGCGCACCGATCGCGTCGAACCAGAACACCGAGACCGCAGGCGACCGCGGCCCGGTGCTGATGCAGGATTACCAGCTGCTGGAAAAACTAGCGCATCAGAACCGCGAACGGATCCCGGAACGCGTGGTCCATGCCAAGGGCTGGGGCGCCTTTGGCACCTTCACCGTCACGCAGGACATCAGCCGATACAGCTGTGCCTCGATCTTTGGCGCGGTTGGCAAGGCGACCCCGATGCTGGCACGCTTTTCGACCGTCGCAGGGGAAATGGGCGCGGCCGACCATGAACGCGACGTGCGCGGCTTTGCGCTGAAATTCTATACCGACGAGGGCAACTGGGATTTGGTGGGCAACAACACGCCCGTCTTCTTCGTACGCGATCCGCTGAAATTCCCCGACTTCATCCATACGCAAAAGCGTCATCCCCGCACCAACCTGCGCAGCGCCACGGCCATGTGGGATTTCTGGGGCCAGGTGCCCGAATCACTGCATCAGGTGACGATCCTGATGTCCGACCGCGGCCTGCCGCAGGATCCGACCTTCATGGACGGCTTCGGCAGCCACACCTATTCCTTCTGGAACAAGGACGGGGAACGCTTCTGGATCAAGTTCCACTTCAAGACCCAGCAGGGCCACCGCCATTACACCAATGGCGAGGCCGCCGAGATCATCGGCCATACCCGCGAAGGCTATCAAGAGGCGCTGTTCGGCAAGATCGAGCGTGGTGAGTTCCCCCGCTGGACCATGTATGTCCAGATCATGCCTGAACTGGACGCGGAAAAGACCCCCTATGATCCCTTCGACCTGACCAAGGTCTGGCCGCATGGGGATTACCCGCTGATCGAGGTCGGCCAGTTCGAACTGAACCGCAACGCCGACAACTATTTCGCGCAGATCGAGCAGGCGGCCTTCAGCCCCTCGAACAAGGTGCGCGGCATCGGCTATAGCCCTGACAAGATGCTGCAGGCGCGCGTCTTCAGCTATGCCGACGCGCATCGTTACCGCCTGGGCACGCATTACGAACACCTGCCGGTGAACGCGCCGAAATGCCCGGTCCATCACTATCACAAGGACGGGCAGATGAACTTCTTCGGCCAGGTCACGGGCAGCGGGGACGCCTATTACGAGCCCAACAGCCGTGGCGGCGCAACCGAGGATCCGTCCTTTGCCGAACCCCCCCTGCGCCTGCAAGGCGTGGCCGCGCGCCAGCCGCACCGCCAGCTGATCGACGATTACGAACAGCCCCGTGCGCTGCATGACCGGGTGCTGAACGATGACGAACGGGCACGGCTTTACAGGAACCTTGCCGCCGCCATGGAGGGCGCGGACGAAGACGTGCTGGAACGGGTACTTGTCCACTTCGAGCGGATCAACCCGGCCTATGCGGCAGGAATTCGCGCCGCGCGTGCGGAAAAGGCAGCGCATCGTCACGCCGCCGAATGA
- a CDS encoding NADH-quinone oxidoreductase subunit A, with protein METLLQDYLPILVFAAMASALALILILAAVVVAVRNPDPEKVSAYECGFNAFDDARMKFDVRFYLVSILFIIFDLEVAFLFPWAVSFAGLSEVAFWSMMVFLGVLTVGFAYEWKKGALEWA; from the coding sequence GTGGAAACCCTGCTTCAGGATTACCTGCCGATCCTCGTCTTCGCCGCAATGGCCTCGGCCTTGGCCCTGATCCTGATCCTGGCCGCGGTGGTCGTCGCCGTGCGCAATCCCGATCCCGAAAAGGTCAGCGCCTATGAATGCGGCTTCAACGCCTTTGACGACGCGCGGATGAAATTCGACGTGCGATTCTATCTTGTGTCGATCCTGTTCATCATCTTCGACCTCGAAGTGGCCTTTCTGTTTCCCTGGGCGGTCAGCTTTGCGGGCCTGTCAGAGGTGGCCTTCTGGTCGATGATGGTGTTCCTGGGCGTTCTGACCGTGGGCTTTGCCTATGAATGGAAGAAAGGTGCGCTTGAATGGGCGTGA
- the lipA gene encoding lipoyl synthase → MRDLRIPDQRHPEKAHRPDQAQPKKPAWIRVKAPTSDGYKRTRDIMKDNRLSTVCEEAGCPNVGECWSQGHATMMIMGEICTRGCTFCNVATGKPNALDVFEPGRVAHAVHKLGLKHVVITSVDRDDLDDGGADHFAQTIRAIRHRSPDSTIEVLVPDFLKSRPGSVETMVEARPDVFNHNLETVPALYPTVRPGARYFHSLRLLQKVKELDPAMFTKSGIMVGLGEDRGSVLQVMDDMRAADIDFMTIGQYLQPTPKHHRVDRFVTPEEFAGYEKAAFGKGFLMVSATPLTRSSYHAGDDFARLRQARLQKLGRA, encoded by the coding sequence TTGCGCGATCTTCGGATTCCCGACCAGCGACACCCGGAAAAGGCCCACCGGCCCGATCAGGCGCAGCCCAAGAAACCCGCCTGGATCCGCGTCAAGGCTCCGACCTCGGACGGCTACAAGCGCACCCGCGACATCATGAAGGACAACCGCCTGTCCACCGTCTGCGAGGAAGCGGGTTGCCCCAACGTGGGGGAATGCTGGTCCCAGGGTCACGCCACCATGATGATCATGGGGGAAATCTGCACCCGCGGCTGCACCTTTTGCAACGTCGCCACCGGCAAGCCCAACGCGCTTGACGTGTTCGAACCCGGCCGCGTGGCCCATGCTGTTCACAAGCTGGGGCTGAAGCACGTCGTGATCACCAGCGTGGACCGCGACGATCTGGACGACGGCGGGGCGGATCATTTCGCCCAGACGATCCGTGCCATCCGCCACCGCAGCCCTGATTCCACCATCGAGGTTCTGGTCCCCGATTTCCTGAAATCCAGGCCCGGATCGGTGGAAACCATGGTCGAGGCGCGGCCCGATGTCTTCAACCACAACCTTGAAACGGTCCCCGCCCTGTATCCGACCGTCCGACCCGGCGCGCGTTATTTCCATTCGCTGAGGCTGCTGCAGAAGGTCAAGGAACTGGATCCGGCGATGTTCACCAAATCGGGAATCATGGTCGGCCTGGGCGAGGATCGGGGCAGCGTCCTGCAAGTCATGGACGATATGCGCGCCGCCGATATCGACTTCATGACCATCGGCCAATACCTGCAACCGACGCCCAAGCATCACCGCGTCGATCGCTTCGTCACGCCCGAAGAATTCGCGGGCTATGAAAAGGCCGCCTTCGGCAAGGGGTTCCTGATGGTGTCGGCGACACCCTTGACCCGGTCGTCCTATCACGCGGGCGACGATTTCGCCCGGCTGCGGCAGGCGCGTCTGCAAAAGCTGGGCCGCGCCTGA
- a CDS encoding TerC family protein: MQDIIALMQQPEAWIALATLMVMEIVLGIDNLLFISILSNKLPEGQRERARKIGIGLALIMRLGLLATIAWIVQLTQPVVTILGNEFSWKDIILVVGGLFLVWKATKEIHHHVDPVDHEDTMIGTAAIGFGSAIVQILILDLVFSIDSIITAVGMTPHVEIMVVAVVTAVTVMLLAANPLANFIGKNPTIVMLALSFLLLIGTTLIAEGFGVHVPKGYVYAAMAFSATVEGLNMWARNARLRNKGATR, translated from the coding sequence ATGCAGGACATCATCGCCCTTATGCAGCAGCCCGAGGCTTGGATTGCGCTTGCCACCCTTATGGTGATGGAAATCGTGCTGGGCATCGACAACCTGCTGTTCATCTCGATCCTGTCGAACAAGCTGCCCGAAGGTCAGCGCGAACGCGCCCGCAAGATCGGCATCGGCCTAGCACTGATCATGCGCCTTGGCCTGCTTGCGACGATCGCATGGATCGTGCAGCTGACGCAGCCGGTGGTCACGATCCTGGGGAACGAGTTTTCCTGGAAGGACATCATCCTCGTCGTGGGCGGGTTGTTCCTGGTCTGGAAGGCCACAAAGGAAATCCATCACCACGTGGATCCTGTCGATCACGAGGATACGATGATCGGAACGGCAGCCATCGGCTTCGGCAGCGCCATCGTGCAGATCCTGATTCTGGACCTGGTGTTTTCCATCGACAGCATCATCACCGCCGTGGGCATGACGCCCCATGTGGAAATCATGGTCGTCGCCGTTGTCACCGCTGTGACCGTGATGCTGCTGGCGGCCAATCCGCTGGCGAACTTCATCGGCAAGAACCCGACCATCGTGATGCTGGCCCTGTCCTTCCTTCTGCTGATCGGCACCACGCTGATCGCAGAAGGGTTTGGGGTCCATGTTCCGAAGGGCTATGTCTACGCCGCCATGGCCTTTTCCGCGACAGTCGAGGGCCTGAACATGTGGGCCAGGAACGCCCGACTGCGCAACAAAGGCGCAACGCGCTGA
- the nuoE gene encoding NADH-quinone oxidoreductase subunit NuoE — MLRRLSPVQPDSFAFTPGNLEWAYAQITKYPEGRQQSAIIPLLWRAQEQEGWLSRPAIEYCAKLLDMAYIRALEVATFYFMFQLQPVGSVANIQICGTTTCMICGAEDLIAVCKRKIAPTPHTLSADGKFSWEEVECLGACSNAPMAQIGKDYYEDLTPERLEALIDAFSAGEVPLPGPQNGRFSSEPLSGPVALANLMGQGDDLNASAALARDIGETVKRIDGTEVPILAKWLRNPPAASDDRTGVDTAPENEPRPSEGVPADATGVTEQEAQAASAARPVSDRNPAGIRTIEQAEQKDETTNR; from the coding sequence ATGCTTCGCCGTCTTTCGCCCGTCCAGCCGGACAGCTTCGCATTCACGCCCGGCAACCTGGAATGGGCCTATGCCCAAATCACCAAATACCCCGAAGGCCGCCAGCAATCCGCGATCATTCCGCTGCTGTGGCGTGCCCAGGAACAGGAAGGCTGGCTGTCGCGCCCGGCTATCGAATATTGCGCCAAGCTTCTGGACATGGCCTATATCCGTGCGCTCGAAGTCGCGACATTCTACTTTATGTTCCAGCTGCAACCTGTTGGTTCTGTTGCGAACATCCAGATTTGCGGCACCACCACCTGCATGATCTGCGGGGCCGAGGATCTGATTGCGGTCTGCAAGCGCAAGATCGCGCCCACCCCGCACACCTTGTCTGCCGATGGCAAGTTCAGCTGGGAAGAAGTTGAATGCCTGGGGGCTTGCTCCAACGCTCCCATGGCCCAGATCGGCAAGGATTATTACGAGGATCTGACCCCTGAGCGGCTGGAGGCCCTGATCGACGCCTTTTCCGCAGGCGAGGTGCCGCTGCCGGGTCCGCAGAATGGCCGGTTCTCCTCCGAGCCTCTGAGCGGGCCGGTCGCCCTGGCTAATCTGATGGGGCAGGGCGACGATCTCAACGCAAGCGCGGCGCTTGCGCGCGATATCGGAGAAACGGTCAAGCGCATCGACGGGACCGAGGTGCCGATCCTGGCCAAGTGGTTGCGCAATCCGCCAGCTGCATCGGACGACCGGACCGGCGTCGATACAGCGCCCGAAAACGAACCGCGACCTTCGGAAGGGGTGCCCGCAGATGCAACCGGGGTGACCGAGCAGGAAGCGCAGGCGGCATCGGCCGCGCGCCCCGTTTCGGATCGCAACCCCGCCGGCATCCGCACCATCGAGCAAGCGGAGCAAAAGGACGAGACGACGAACCGATAG
- a CDS encoding NADH-quinone oxidoreductase subunit D, whose protein sequence is MDGDIRTNSYDDGSSDMLVGEQKIRNFNINFGPQHPAAHGVLRMVLELDGEVVERADPHIGLLHRGTEKLMESRTYLQNLPYFDRLDYVSPMNQEHAWCLAIERLTGTVVPRRASLIRVLYCEIGRILNHLLGLTTGAMDVGALTPPLWGFEAREQLMIFYERASGSRLHANYFRPGGVHQDLPPSLLDDIEAWCETFPKVVDDLDTLLTENRIFKQRLVGIGIATEQDALDWGFTGVMARGSGLAWDLRRSQPYECYDEFDFKIPIGRNGDSYDRFLLRMQEMRESTHIMKQAVQKLRAEPAGDVLARGKLTPPRRGEMKRDMESLIHHFKLYTEGFRVPAGEVYAAVEAPKGEFGVYLVSDGTNKPYRAKLKAPGFQHLQAIDYLARGHLLADVPALIATIDVVFGEVDR, encoded by the coding sequence ATGGACGGCGATATCCGCACCAACAGCTATGACGACGGCTCGTCCGACATGCTGGTCGGCGAACAGAAGATCCGCAACTTCAACATCAACTTCGGTCCCCAGCACCCGGCGGCGCATGGCGTGCTGCGGATGGTGCTGGAACTGGATGGCGAGGTTGTCGAGCGCGCCGACCCCCATATCGGCCTGCTGCATCGCGGCACCGAAAAGCTGATGGAAAGCAGGACTTACCTGCAAAACCTGCCGTATTTCGACCGGCTGGACTATGTGTCCCCCATGAACCAGGAACACGCCTGGTGCCTGGCGATCGAACGGCTGACGGGCACCGTCGTGCCGCGTCGCGCCAGCCTGATCCGGGTGCTGTATTGCGAGATCGGCCGCATCCTCAACCACCTGCTGGGCCTGACCACCGGGGCCATGGACGTGGGCGCGCTCACTCCGCCCTTGTGGGGCTTCGAGGCGCGCGAGCAGTTGATGATCTTCTATGAGCGCGCGAGCGGATCGCGGCTGCACGCCAACTATTTCCGCCCCGGCGGGGTGCATCAGGATCTGCCGCCCAGCCTGCTAGACGATATCGAGGCCTGGTGCGAGACCTTCCCCAAGGTCGTGGACGATCTGGACACGCTGCTGACCGAAAACCGCATCTTCAAGCAGCGTCTGGTGGGCATCGGCATCGCCACTGAACAGGATGCGCTGGACTGGGGCTTTACCGGGGTGATGGCGCGCGGCTCGGGCCTGGCCTGGGATTTGCGGCGCTCGCAGCCCTATGAATGCTATGACGAATTCGACTTCAAGATTCCGATCGGACGCAACGGCGACAGCTATGACCGCTTCCTGCTAAGAATGCAGGAAATGCGCGAATCGACCCATATCATGAAACAGGCCGTCCAGAAGCTGCGGGCCGAACCTGCGGGCGACGTGCTGGCACGCGGCAAGCTGACCCCGCCGCGGCGGGGCGAGATGAAGCGCGACATGGAAAGCCTGATCCACCACTTCAAGCTGTATACCGAAGGCTTCCGCGTCCCGGCGGGCGAGGTTTATGCCGCGGTCGAGGCGCCCAAGGGCGAATTCGGCGTCTATCTGGTCAGTGACGGGACCAACAAACCCTATCGCGCCAAGCTGAAGGCCCCCGGCTTTCAGCATCTGCAGGCCATCGACTATCTGGCCAGGGGACATTTGCTGGCCGACGTGCCTGCCCTGATCGCTACCATTGACGTCGTCTTCGGAGAGGTTGACCGCTGA
- a CDS encoding NADH-quinone oxidoreductase subunit C — protein MPVYPDIDALDQLAEHIKLRRGDEILETHVAFGELTVTASLSGLVDLIEFLRSDNSCRFSTLVDMTAVDYPERAQRFDVVWHLLSMYQNHRIRVKVAIREDEIVPSLVRIYPCANWFEREVFDMFGILFSGHPDLRRILTDYGFSGFPLRKDFPTTGYVELRYDESEKRVIYEPVRLTQEYRQFDFLSPWEGTQYVLPGDEKTKGQS, from the coding sequence ATGCCCGTTTACCCTGATATCGATGCGTTGGACCAGCTTGCGGAACACATCAAGCTGCGGCGCGGGGACGAGATCCTTGAAACCCACGTTGCCTTTGGTGAACTGACGGTCACTGCAAGCCTGTCCGGCCTTGTGGATCTGATCGAGTTTCTGCGCAGCGACAACAGCTGCCGCTTTTCCACCCTGGTGGACATGACCGCTGTTGATTACCCCGAACGCGCGCAGCGGTTCGACGTGGTCTGGCATCTGCTGTCGATGTACCAGAACCACCGCATCCGGGTGAAGGTGGCGATCCGGGAAGACGAGATCGTGCCGTCCCTGGTGCGGATCTACCCTTGCGCCAACTGGTTCGAGCGCGAGGTCTTCGATATGTTCGGGATCCTGTTCTCGGGGCACCCGGACCTGCGCCGCATCCTGACCGATTACGGCTTCAGCGGCTTTCCCCTGCGCAAGGATTTCCCGACCACCGGCTATGTCGAGCTTCGCTATGACGAATCCGAAAAGCGGGTGATCTATGAACCCGTGCGGCTGACGCAGGAATATCGGCAGTTCGACTTCCTCTCGCCCTGGGAGGGCACGCAGTATGTGCTGCCGGGCGACGAAAAGACCAAGGGGCAAAGCTAA
- a CDS encoding DUF5337 domain-containing protein, translating to MRGAGQDRDARQMRLAALVIAGAMCLWLLVQALGSYYGWAGEWAFLADLAAIGAFVWSLIVTWRIWRRRNA from the coding sequence ATGCGCGGCGCCGGACAGGATCGCGATGCGCGCCAGATGCGTCTGGCGGCCCTGGTGATCGCAGGGGCCATGTGCCTGTGGCTGCTGGTTCAGGCGCTTGGCAGTTATTATGGCTGGGCCGGGGAATGGGCGTTTCTGGCGGATCTGGCCGCCATTGGTGCTTTTGTCTGGTCGCTGATCGTGACCTGGCGTATCTGGCGGCGCAGGAATGCCTGA
- a CDS encoding DUF5333 domain-containing protein: MMRLTAHRAVLGRAFAVLLGAAMLAAPASALPPLSQNTHINNSLVQARVADLLRRGCPDLDARIIKAFGEARKLKRYAKDQGYSDAQIDAFLDSRDERRRIYAQADRYMVANGVVNGQPETFCRLGQQEIAQKTIAGSLLVAR; this comes from the coding sequence ATGATGCGTCTGACGGCACATAGGGCTGTTCTGGGCAGGGCGTTTGCGGTGCTTTTGGGCGCCGCGATGCTGGCTGCGCCTGCCTCTGCCTTGCCGCCGCTGTCGCAGAACACCCATATCAACAACAGCCTCGTGCAAGCGCGCGTGGCTGACCTGCTGCGCCGGGGTTGCCCCGATCTGGATGCGCGAATCATCAAGGCCTTTGGCGAGGCGCGCAAGCTGAAACGCTATGCGAAGGACCAGGGCTATAGCGACGCCCAGATCGACGCCTTTCTTGACAGCCGCGACGAACGCCGCCGCATCTACGCACAGGCTGACCGTTACATGGTCGCCAATGGGGTGGTGAATGGCCAACCCGAGACATTCTGCCGTCTGGGGCAGCAAGAGATAGCCCAAAAGACGATCGCCGGATCGCTTCTGGTTGCCAGGTAA
- a CDS encoding NuoB/complex I 20 kDa subunit family protein, whose product MGVMTGANTAGPDREVATATLNRELQDKGFLLTTTEDIINWARNGSLHWMTFGLACCAVEMMQASMPRYDIERFGTAPRASPRQSDLMIVAGTVTNKMAPAVRKVYDQMPEPRYVISMGSCANGGGYYHYSYSVLRGVDRILPVDIYVPGCPPTAEALLYGILQLQRRIRRTGTLVR is encoded by the coding sequence ATGGGCGTGATGACCGGAGCGAATACGGCTGGTCCCGACCGGGAGGTTGCGACCGCTACCCTTAATCGCGAATTGCAGGACAAGGGCTTCCTGCTGACCACGACCGAGGACATCATCAACTGGGCGCGCAACGGCTCGCTGCACTGGATGACATTCGGCCTGGCCTGTTGTGCGGTGGAAATGATGCAGGCGTCCATGCCGCGTTACGACATCGAACGCTTTGGCACGGCGCCCCGGGCATCGCCTCGCCAGTCCGACCTGATGATCGTCGCGGGCACCGTGACGAACAAGATGGCCCCGGCGGTGCGCAAGGTTTATGACCAGATGCCCGAGCCGCGCTATGTCATCAGCATGGGAAGCTGCGCCAACGGCGGCGGATATTACCATTACAGCTATTCGGTGCTTCGGGGCGTGGACCGGATCCTGCCTGTGGACATCTATGTCCCCGGCTGCCCCCCCACTGCCGAGGCGCTGCTGTACGGCATCCTGCAACTTCAGCGCCGCATCCGGCGCACCGGCACGCTGGTGAGGTGA